From Candidatus Neomarinimicrobiota bacterium, the proteins below share one genomic window:
- the cysK gene encoding cysteine synthase A, translating into MNIHDDITKLTGNTPLVRINRLNTGIHATILAKLEYFNPLSSVKDRVAKAMIEDAEKRGLIGSGSVIIEATSGNTGIGLAFIGAAKGYRVILVMPETMSIERKKLLKALGAELVLTDGSEGMKGALAKAEELAKQTPRSFIPGQFSNSANPEVHRRTTAEEIWRDTEGQVDIFVAGVGTGGTITGVGEILKARNSNIQIIAVEPAGSPVLSGGEPGPHKLQGIGAGFIPPILNTSIIDEVVCVKEEDAGYTAREAARKEGLLVGISSGAALWASLLISKRPENKDKVIVTIIPSCGERYLSTWMYDGL; encoded by the coding sequence ATGAACATACACGATGATATTACAAAATTGACAGGTAACACACCCCTTGTCCGAATAAACCGTCTGAATACAGGTATCCATGCTACAATATTGGCAAAGCTGGAATATTTTAATCCCTTATCCAGTGTAAAAGACCGTGTAGCCAAAGCCATGATAGAAGATGCTGAAAAAAGAGGATTGATTGGATCTGGTAGTGTTATTATAGAAGCAACCAGTGGAAATACCGGGATCGGTCTGGCATTTATCGGAGCAGCTAAAGGTTATCGTGTGATTCTGGTCATGCCGGAAACCATGAGTATAGAACGCAAGAAACTATTGAAGGCTTTGGGAGCTGAACTGGTTCTTACAGATGGGAGTGAAGGGATGAAAGGTGCTTTGGCAAAAGCAGAGGAACTGGCAAAACAGACACCCCGGTCATTTATACCCGGGCAGTTTTCCAATTCGGCCAATCCTGAAGTGCATCGCCGTACAACAGCTGAAGAAATCTGGAGAGACACAGAAGGGCAGGTGGATATTTTTGTGGCCGGGGTAGGGACCGGCGGGACCATCACAGGGGTGGGAGAAATTTTGAAAGCAAGAAACAGTAATATTCAGATAATTGCCGTCGAACCAGCGGGTTCTCCTGTTTTATCCGGGGGTGAACCGGGTCCGCATAAACTTCAGGGAATCGGTGCCGGATTCATCCCTCCCATTTTAAATACATCCATTATCGATGAAGTTGTCTGTGTTAAAGAAGAAGATGCGGGATACACGGCCCGGGAGGCTGCCAGAAAAGAGGGTTTATTGGTGGGCATATCTTCCGGTGCCGCCCTATGGGCATCCTTGCTCATATCAAAACGGCCGGAAAACAAAGATAAAGTGATAGTTACGATTATTCCCAGTTGCGGAGAACGGTACTTAAGCACGTGGATGTATGATGGATTATGA